One Cupriavidus pauculus genomic window, GAGCGGGTCGGGTTCAGCAGGTACTGGCCATCCTTGTAGCCCACGCGCGCGGCGCCCACGGGGCCGTTGAACGGAATGCCCGACACGGCCAGCGCGGCCGAGGCACCGATCAGCGCCGGGATGTCGGCCGGCACTTCGGGGTTGATCGACACCACGTGGATCACCACCTGGACGTCGTTGTAGAAGCCTTCCGGGAACAGCGGACGCAGCGGACGGTCGATCAGGCGCGAGGTCAGCGTCTCGTTTTCCGACGGACGGCCTTCACGCTTGAAGAAGCCGCCGGGGATCTTGCCGGCCGCATAGGTCTTCTCGATGTAATCGACGGTCAACGGGAAGAAGTCCTGGCCGGGCTTCGGGCTCTTGGCCGCGACCACGGTAGCCAGCACCACGGTGTCTTCCACATCGACGATCACGGCGCCGCCAGCCTGGCGGGCGATTTCGCCGGTTTCCATGCGGACCGTATGCTGGCCCCACTGGAATTCCTTGACGATCTTGTTGAACATGGTCATGAGCGTTCCTTGATTCATGCTGACGCGCCATGCTCATGCATGGGCGCGCCGCGCCTGCGTTCGCAGCCGCAGGCGTACTGCCGGATTGACGCCGGCCGCAGTCGCAGGGAAGTGCTATGCCATTCCATCGGGCCACCCACCACTGGGTTGATGTCGATGCGCACGATGGAATGACACAAGGCCCCGGTTCCTTGGATCCGGCTCCGGTGTCTCGGAGCTAAAGAGCAAAACAACTTACTCCGTTACACGCCATGGTGCAACGGGGAATAGCCACCAGAAAAGCAAAATGCCTGCCTCAGCAGCGCTGACGCAGGCATCGAGGACCTGGCTTGCGACCTTACTTGCGCAGACCCAGCTTTTCGATCAGGGCGCGATAGCGGTCCGCATCGCTGGCCTTGAGGTAGTCCAGCAGGCGGCGACGACGGCTCACCATGCGCAGCAGACCGCGGCGGCTGTGGTGATCCTTCATGTTGGCCTTGAAGTGCGGGGTCAGTTCGTTGATGCGGGTGGTCAGCAGGGCCACCTGAACTTCGGGGCTACCCGTGTCGTTCGTGCCGCGCGCGAACTGCTTGATGACTTCGGACTTGTTGATATCGGCAACTGCCATGATGATTTCCTTTACGTTTCACTTGCGAACACCGCAGCGCGGAATGCGCCGCCGGCGTCGTGCCAGCTCCATCGCCACCGGCAAGCCGGCAAACGATAGCCGCGCATTATAGCCGAATTCCCACGCATGGCGAAACTGGCGGTCCGGGCGCCGCCGTGTGGCCCCCAAGCCGCTCCAAACGACTACACTCTCTGTATCCGCCTCCGGGCCACCCCGCTTGCTTCCGCCATGACGCATCTCACGACTCTCCTGCCCCGCGCGCGCCGCTTCGCGGCCGGCGCCGCGCTCGTCGCCGCCACGGTGGCGATCACCGGCTGCGCAGCCCTCGCCCCGGTCCAGACCGGCCAGAAACTGATCGGCCAGCCGGAATCCGCCGTGCGCGCCACATTCGGCCAGCCGACCGACATGTTCCAGCTCAAGGACGGCACCACGCGCTGGATCTACTCCACGCAACCGCTCGGCGAGGACGCCTACGCGGCCACGTTCGACCGCAACGGCAACCTGGCCGACTTCCGCAACATGCTGACCACGGAAGAGCTCTACAAGGCACACGTCAACGTCTGGACCAAACAGGACGTGCTCGAGCACTATGGCGCGCCGCGCGAGCCCAATCAGTACTTTCCGATCATGAAGCGCGAGGTCTGGACCTATCGCTTCTTCCAGGACCGGATGTGGTACTCGATGTTCAACTTCTACTTCGACGACGCCGGCGTGCTGCGCCAGACGCAGATCACGCCCGACCCGCTGCGCGACCGCCCCGAGCGGTAAACGAAAACATCCCGCGCACGCGCCTCGTGAGCGCGTGGCGGGATGACGCAGGGATCCGTGATCAGATCTGCGGATTGATCTTCTGCACGGCCTTGTCGTGCAACTTGTTCAGCGCGGCCAGATAGGCCTTGGCCGACGCGGCGACGATATCGGGATCGGTCCCCACGCCGTTGACGATGCGACCGCCCTTCGAGAGGCGCACGGTCACTTCGCCCTGCGCCTGCGTGCCGGTGGTGATCGCGTTCACCGAATACAGCACGAGCTCGGCGCCGCTCGACACCTTGCCCTCGATCGCATGCAGCGTCGCATCGACGGGACCGTTGCCATCGCCCTCGCCCGTATGCTCGTGGCCGTCCATGCTGAACACGACGCGCGCATGCGGACGCTCGCCCGTTTCCGAACGCTGCGACAGCGAGATAAAGCGGTAGTGGTCGTTGGCCGCGTCGCTCGCTTCGCCCGAGACGATGGCTTCGATGTCCTCATCGAAGATCTCGGCCTTCTGGTCGGCGAGCTCCTTGAAGCGCGCGAACGCCGCATTGACCTCGGTCTCGCTCTCGAGCTCGATGCCGAGTTCCTGCAGGCGCTGCTTGAATGCGTTGCGGCCCGACAGCTTGCCCAGCACGATCTTGTTGGCGGTCCAGCCCACGTCTTCCGCGCGCATGATCTCGTACGTGTCGCGCGCCTTGAGCACGCCATCCTGATGGATGCCCGACGCGTGCGCGAACGCGTTCGCGCCGACCACGGCCTTGTTCGGCTGCACCACGAAGCCCGTGATCTGCGACACGAGCTTGGAGGCGGGCACGATCTGCGTGGTATCGATGCCGACG contains:
- the rpsO gene encoding 30S ribosomal protein S15 — encoded protein: MAVADINKSEVIKQFARGTNDTGSPEVQVALLTTRINELTPHFKANMKDHHSRRGLLRMVSRRRRLLDYLKASDADRYRALIEKLGLRK